One Megasphaera vaginalis (ex Bordigoni et al. 2020) DNA window includes the following coding sequences:
- the lgt gene encoding prolipoprotein diacylglyceryl transferase, with product MHQYLFFIGSFPIRAYGLLFLSGIVAAGMTAYYIMKRDGRGWHVHIFDFTMYCGLSGIVGGRLWDVFFFDWPYYHNHLSEIPFVWQGGMAIQGGLIFGAVAGILYTRFHQIDTWAFGDLLAPAIILGQSIGRMANLMNGDAFGHPTGSGFGIIYPDTTLAYRTYGNQPLWPAEVWEGQIDILIFVILLFFSSFRHKKGQVFSLYVMLYAVERFFLEYLRGDYNALLWGFKSAQWTSIVAFAAAAAVFTALQFFGTYDTNDLVNNDKHCK from the coding sequence ATGCATCAATACTTATTTTTTATCGGTTCCTTTCCGATCCGTGCCTACGGCCTGCTTTTTCTGTCCGGTATCGTCGCAGCCGGCATGACGGCGTATTATATCATGAAACGGGACGGCCGCGGCTGGCATGTCCATATCTTTGATTTCACCATGTACTGCGGTCTGTCCGGCATCGTCGGCGGCCGTTTGTGGGATGTATTTTTCTTCGACTGGCCTTACTATCATAACCATTTAAGTGAAATTCCTTTCGTCTGGCAAGGCGGCATGGCCATCCAAGGGGGGCTGATCTTCGGTGCCGTTGCCGGCATACTCTACACGCGCTTCCATCAAATCGACACCTGGGCTTTCGGCGACCTGTTGGCACCGGCCATCATCCTCGGGCAGTCAATCGGGCGCATGGCCAATCTGATGAACGGTGACGCCTTCGGTCATCCCACGGGCAGCGGCTTCGGCATCATCTATCCCGATACGACATTGGCCTATCGCACCTATGGAAATCAACCGCTGTGGCCTGCTGAAGTATGGGAAGGGCAAATTGATATTCTGATTTTTGTCATCCTTCTTTTTTTCAGTTCCTTCCGCCATAAAAAAGGACAGGTCTTTAGTCTCTATGTCATGCTTTATGCCGTCGAACGATTCTTTCTGGAGTACTTGCGCGGCGACTACAACGCACTCCTCTGGGGCTTTAAATCGGCGCAATGGACCAGCATCGTCGCCTTCGCCGCGGCAGCCGCCGTTTTTACGGCTCTCCAGTTTTTCGGAACCTATGACACGAACGATCTCGTCAACAACGACAAACACTGCAAATAA
- the sufU gene encoding Fe-S cluster assembly sulfur transfer protein SufU: MEMDQLYSDIILEHNQSQENKRELEKFTLQEHGHNPSCGDDITLRADIQDGIVKDAAYTGHGCAISQASADMMIDVIKGKTVEEALRLTNLFLDMIKREVTDDDELEDLEDAIALKNISNMPARVKCAVLAWHTLKEAIERDRQ, encoded by the coding sequence ATGGAAATGGATCAGTTATATTCTGATATTATTTTGGAGCATAACCAAAGTCAGGAAAATAAGAGAGAACTGGAAAAATTCACCTTACAGGAACACGGTCATAATCCCAGTTGCGGCGATGATATTACGCTGCGCGCCGATATTCAAGACGGCATTGTGAAAGATGCGGCTTATACCGGTCACGGCTGTGCCATCAGCCAGGCTTCGGCAGATATGATGATCGATGTTATTAAGGGGAAAACGGTGGAAGAAGCGCTGCGGTTGACCAATTTGTTCCTTGACATGATCAAACGGGAAGTTACGGATGATGATGAATTGGAAGATCTGGAAGATGCCATTGCGTTAAAAAATATTTCCAATATGCCGGCTCGTGTGAAGTGTGCCGTTTTGGCTTGGCATACGTTAAAGGAAGCCATTGAACGGGACCGTCAATAA
- a CDS encoding aminotransferase class V-fold PLP-dependent enzyme, whose product MINVRKDFLILTKVHNGHQIVYFDNAATTQKPKQVIQAIVDLLEKHNGNPHRGAHILSVEASQIYDDAREAVRKFIHAAHSEEVIFVRNATEALNLIARSYAETHLQKGDKIVIPISEHHANLVTWQRVARVTGAELVYMYLDDEGHFTDEDFAKIDDRTKIVAFAAVSNVLGMKRPVKKIIDAAHAVGAVAVLDGAQAVPHMKCDVQAWDCDFFVFSGHKMCASAGTGVLYGKRDLLNDMEPFLLGGDMIEYVQEQTTTFNVLPFKFEAGTENVEGAAAMHAAIDYLEGIGFDAIEAHEHELTAACLAGMKKLPYIHIIGSTDPAEKTGVISFTIDGVHPHDAATILDSYGIAIRSGHHCAQPYGAHIHAEASNRVSFYIYNTMEEVEYFLDKLPLIRKQMGFKD is encoded by the coding sequence ATGATAAATGTACGAAAAGATTTCCTCATCTTGACTAAAGTTCACAACGGTCATCAGATCGTTTATTTCGACAACGCCGCGACGACGCAAAAGCCGAAGCAGGTCATTCAGGCTATTGTCGATTTGTTGGAGAAACATAACGGGAACCCCCATCGCGGCGCGCATATTCTCAGTGTAGAAGCATCCCAAATTTATGATGATGCCAGAGAAGCGGTGCGGAAGTTTATTCATGCCGCGCACAGCGAAGAGGTCATCTTTGTCCGCAATGCAACGGAAGCGTTGAATCTCATTGCCAGAAGTTATGCCGAAACGCATTTGCAAAAAGGCGATAAGATCGTTATTCCCATTTCGGAACATCACGCCAACTTGGTTACGTGGCAGCGCGTTGCCCGGGTAACCGGCGCCGAATTGGTGTATATGTACCTTGATGACGAAGGGCATTTTACCGATGAGGATTTCGCTAAAATTGACGATAGAACGAAGATCGTCGCCTTTGCGGCGGTCAGCAACGTTCTCGGCATGAAGCGCCCTGTGAAGAAGATCATCGACGCGGCGCACGCTGTCGGCGCCGTTGCCGTCCTTGACGGTGCGCAGGCCGTGCCTCATATGAAATGTGATGTTCAGGCGTGGGATTGCGATTTCTTCGTCTTCTCCGGGCATAAGATGTGTGCTTCGGCGGGAACCGGCGTTTTATACGGTAAACGGGACCTTCTCAATGATATGGAACCCTTTCTCTTGGGCGGAGATATGATCGAGTACGTGCAGGAACAGACGACGACGTTCAATGTCTTGCCGTTCAAGTTCGAGGCCGGTACGGAAAACGTCGAAGGCGCGGCAGCCATGCATGCGGCGATTGATTATCTGGAAGGTATCGGCTTTGATGCCATTGAAGCGCACGAACACGAATTGACGGCTGCCTGTCTCGCCGGGATGAAAAAGCTGCCCTACATTCATATCATCGGCAGTACCGATCCGGCTGAAAAGACGGGTGTCATTTCCTTCACGATCGACGGTGTTCATCCTCACGATGCAGCTACCATTCTTGACAGCTACGGTATTGCTATCCGCTCAGGCCATCATTGCGCACAGCCCTATGGCGCACATATCCATGCTGAAGCTTCCAATCGCGTCAGCTTCTACATTTATAACACCATGGAAGAGGTCGAATACTTCCTCGATAAATTACCGCTTATCCGCAAACAGATGGGTTTTAAAGATTAA
- a CDS encoding mechanosensitive ion channel family protein has product MVLQYVFRILIVFLSKSRHISEDCLRQIFRAIPTCVGILIGIKIAKWSLTVPDFVQAFLDGLFHTVLTVTVTILIAHVISAYLNYKLDRSSKQYAATSILTTAINCVVYSIGALIVLDSYDISISPLLTAFGVGGLASALALQDTLSNLFSGITMLMSKQIRIGDYIRLATHEEGRVVDLNWRNTTIRTPTGNMVIVPNKTIAASALINYEQPLAECTITIPLKIVYGSDLQHVEQVTLEVAQDVLHHSEYGVTGFQPKIRFTDLGEYGISFLVVLRIRNIVDEATLRHQFIKRIYKKYKEEGIALLIRKD; this is encoded by the coding sequence GTGGTATTGCAATATGTTTTTCGTATTTTGATCGTTTTTCTGAGTAAGAGCCGGCATATTTCGGAAGATTGCCTGCGACAAATATTTCGTGCCATTCCTACCTGTGTTGGCATACTTATCGGTATTAAAATTGCCAAATGGAGTTTAACCGTTCCCGATTTTGTGCAGGCTTTTCTGGATGGATTGTTTCATACGGTGTTGACCGTTACCGTAACTATCCTGATTGCACATGTTATTTCTGCATACCTTAATTACAAACTGGATCGCAGTTCCAAACAGTATGCGGCGACGTCCATTTTGACGACTGCCATCAATTGTGTCGTGTACAGCATAGGTGCGTTGATAGTTCTCGATTCGTATGACATCTCTATTTCGCCACTGCTGACGGCTTTCGGCGTCGGCGGTCTGGCGTCGGCACTGGCGTTGCAGGATACCTTGTCAAATTTATTTTCTGGTATTACGATGTTGATGTCAAAGCAGATCCGTATTGGCGATTACATTCGGTTGGCAACCCATGAAGAAGGACGCGTTGTCGATTTGAACTGGCGCAATACGACGATACGAACGCCGACTGGCAATATGGTCATTGTACCGAATAAAACGATTGCCGCTTCAGCCTTGATAAACTATGAACAGCCGTTGGCAGAATGTACGATTACGATTCCTTTGAAAATCGTATACGGCAGTGATCTGCAACACGTGGAACAGGTGACGCTAGAGGTGGCGCAAGATGTTTTGCATCACAGTGAATACGGCGTGACCGGATTCCAGCCGAAAATACGGTTTACCGATTTAGGGGAATACGGTATTTCCTTTCTTGTCGTTTTGCGGATACGCAATATCGTTGACGAAGCTACCTTGCGGCATCAATTCATCAAGCGGATATATAAAAAGTATAAAGAAGAAGGTATTGCTCTTCTTATACGCAAGGATTGA
- a CDS encoding SufB/SufD family protein, with product MITEKYNELPRPTFRWMKVNHLELPQLKATGRQKITIQERHEGDVSVTFYEGDGKLPLGDFTGAGADSLQEAVGQSMTGCAITGKAGGAGKVWLTYSLSQELPQIVGQLKISAPENSKLEVYLTFDGDAENGSVNLLEYVDAAEAAAVKICKVQLHGEQVRHVEHRYARSGKNSSIDYVSAEVGSKAAIVYYKTDLTQREGVFSSKAMYLGSRDQILDFSYWVPQEGEKTKTDILTTGALMDTAKKYFRGTIDFLRGCKKAAGSESDICLLLSPDVHSISLPLLLCKEDDVVGDHASSAGQIDKDMLYYLMSRGFNREGAQLIIVESNIRPVIDSLGDTDMENKVLQAVRDKMEFCRQKGDCNDKCTKRFPHLD from the coding sequence ATGATTACAGAAAAATATAATGAACTCCCTCGTCCCACCTTCCGCTGGATGAAAGTTAATCACCTGGAACTGCCGCAGCTGAAAGCGACGGGAAGACAGAAAATTACCATTCAGGAACGGCATGAAGGGGACGTGTCCGTCACGTTTTATGAAGGTGACGGTAAATTGCCTCTCGGCGATTTTACCGGAGCCGGAGCGGACTCGCTACAGGAAGCCGTCGGGCAAAGCATGACGGGCTGTGCGATCACGGGAAAAGCGGGAGGCGCAGGAAAGGTCTGGCTGACCTATTCGCTCAGTCAGGAATTACCGCAGATTGTCGGGCAGCTCAAGATTTCCGCGCCGGAAAACAGTAAACTTGAAGTTTATCTGACCTTTGACGGCGATGCGGAAAACGGCTCCGTCAACTTGTTGGAATATGTAGATGCTGCAGAAGCGGCTGCCGTCAAAATCTGCAAGGTTCAGCTTCATGGCGAGCAGGTGCGTCATGTGGAACATCGTTATGCCAGAAGCGGCAAAAACAGTTCCATCGATTATGTTAGCGCCGAAGTAGGCAGTAAGGCGGCGATCGTTTATTATAAGACCGATTTGACGCAGCGAGAAGGCGTTTTCTCAAGTAAGGCCATGTATCTCGGCAGTCGGGATCAGATTTTGGATTTTTCCTATTGGGTACCGCAGGAAGGGGAAAAGACCAAGACCGATATTCTGACGACGGGAGCGCTGATGGATACGGCGAAGAAGTATTTTCGCGGCACCATTGATTTCCTCCGGGGCTGTAAGAAGGCTGCCGGCTCCGAATCGGATATCTGTCTGCTGCTGAGCCCCGACGTGCATTCCATTTCTTTGCCGCTGCTGTTGTGCAAAGAAGATGATGTCGTCGGTGATCACGCTTCCAGTGCCGGACAGATCGATAAGGATATGCTCTATTATTTGATGAGCCGCGGATTCAATCGTGAAGGCGCGCAACTGATTATTGTCGAATCCAATATTCGTCCTGTCATTGACAGCCTCGGCGATACGGATATGGAAAACAAAGTCTTGCAGGCTGTCAGAGATAAAATGGAATTTTGTCGTCAGAAAGGTGATTGCAATGATAAATGTACGAAAAGATTTCCTCATCTTGACTAA